A window of the Parus major isolate Abel unplaced genomic scaffold, Parus_major1.1 Scaffold456, whole genome shotgun sequence genome harbors these coding sequences:
- the LOC107199142 gene encoding homer protein homolog 3-like yields the protein PPLLHPQVLPSPIISSNGPGEDKLFRSQSADVEISTEKERLKKMLSEGSVSEVQWEAEFFSLQDNNNKLVAALHEANANVDQWKKQLLAYQEETESLRQRVAELESQGTQDSSSDNNKEELSQTLEELELLLKAKDEEIQMLKSQKCGRWEAEGEREETLQKLQELEARNAELEQRLHLAEQTLAESLAEREKMHSEVTKVAEIMDVKIFELSELRQGLAKLVESN from the exons CCACCCCTCCTTCACCCCCAGGTTCTTCCCAGCCCCATCATCAGCTCCAATGGGCCGGGAGAGGACAAATTGTTCCGGAGCCAGAGCGCGGACGTGGAGATAAGCACGGAGAAGGAGAGGCTGAAGAAGATGCTCTCGGAGGG CTCAGTGAGCGAGGTGCAGTGGGAGGCCGAGTTCTTCAGCCTCCAGGACAACAACAACAAGCTGGTGGCCGCTCTGCACGAGGCCAATGCCAACGTGGACCAGtggaagaagcagctgctggcGTACCAGGAGGAGACGGAATCGCTGCGCCAGCGG gtggcagagctggagtcGCAGGGGACGCAGGATTCCTCCAGCGACAACAACAAGGAGGAGCTGAGCCAAaccctggaggagctggagctgctgctcaagGCTAAGGATGAG GAGATCCAGATGCTGAAGAGCCAGAAGTGTGGCCGCTGGGAGGCCGAGGGGGAGCGCGAGGAGAcgctgcagaagctgcag gagctggaggcccggaatgcagagctggagcagcgTCTTCACCTGGCTGAGCAGACCCTGGCAGAGAGCCTGGCCGAGAGGGAGAAGATGCACAGCGAGGTCACCAAGGTGGCCGAGATCATGGATGTGAAGATCTTCGAGCTCAGCGAGCTCAGGCAGGGGCTGGCCAAGCTGGTGGAGAGCaactga